From a single Schistosoma mansoni strain Puerto Rico chromosome 4, complete genome genomic region:
- a CDS encoding putative cement precursor protein 3B variant 2 → MSVHSVSTRLSALIDRLGTRFSWEVGDLDSGNDDHLLLCANYIVEINANLSVVKQHIPNLNDNISLPKVSDSPSSSKPSSIKSKVTSNSSSKSENLKMLESLVVQFSRFNQLTSCVYSAMIEWQQADELVTKVPHLKSPIGRKSEGSTDTAGYTSFSGNLRPIHSIDIDIASSSEGAFINTSQIPILILLRYMDGIFHVHPLIIDQLKYPSGQESAQSISLKNNSSSEIQNLSTVSQEQKFLTSNFTLITDSVPLSDTVLSTVSRTPNKQQQPPNNSAQSKFENTAANKVNCHSEPPSTHGISERLLKKKSHKKHFSDANPSPSLVSSSVAKQLSLHHSSALDENCSDASVPSSKPDISNIPKRKSKRRRLLQSNESTDILPLPVDASSTNTDTDLDSYGRSTSFNKGNESPGKKSHKPKTVRKLNSLEPECFENRKLNRIDISSSQERGSYANGHLFSKKKSKRSHAHTEHLKLSCNTVSHPSRIIASDDQSPSASPPPSRKFCRSKSVAPIAPKSPSYVSSLSNVPNVSCPMSVEDNTYQPKRIKPLHSKVHGRRISDSQSPDSDSFPTPTYKPSIPVDSPDANNKHNQRRRSRSVHLSSSRRKNESPVEANASELSQDSIGYSPTKRSLINGGSSNIPDANTLPVYHVSHISPSPPPKSKHKNKSSSSQNDLVRSKSSHHSNFKSQSSITKSSSEVPPFYARWIKEPSSTDRFPSTTSNNSNSKKHQTQW, encoded by the exons ATGTCTGTTCACTCAGTATCTACAAGGTTGAGTGCCCTAATCGATCGTCTAGGCACAAGATTCTCTTGGGAGGTTGGTGACCTCGACTCGGGGAACGACGACCATCTACTGCTTTGTGCAAATTACATTGTGGAG ATAAATGCAAATCTTTCAGTGGTAAAACAGCACATTCCTAACCTAAATGATAATATTAGTTTGCCAAAAGTTTCGGATAGTCCTTCCTCATCAAAACCATCTTCAATCAAGTCAAAAGTTACATCTAATTCGTCTTCTAAATCTGAGA ATTTGAAGATGTTGGAATCTTTAGTTGTCCAATTTTCTCGCTTCAATCAATTAACATCTTGTGTATATAGTGCAATGATAGAATGGCAACAGGCTGATGAACTAGTCACAAAAGTTCCACATCTTAAATCACCCATTGGACGTAAATCAGAAGGTTCAACTGACACTGCCGGTTATACCTCATTTTCAGGAAATTTAAGACCAATTCATTCTATAGATATTGACATCGCCAGCTCATCAGAAGGAGCCTTTATCAATACTTCTCAAATTCCCATTCTAATTTTGTTACGTTATATGGATGGAATTTTTCATGTTCATCCACTTATTATTGATCAGTTGAAATATCCTTCTGGACAAGAATCAGCTCAATCTATTTCGTTGAAAAATAATAGTTCAAGTGAAATTCAGAATCTGTCTACTGTTTCACAAGAACAAAAGTTTCTCACTTCAAATTTCACCTTGATAACTGACTCGGTTCCCTTATCTGATACGGTCTTGTCGACAGTCTCCAGAACTCCTAACAAACAACAACAGCCACCAAATAATTCTGCACAATCAAAGTTCGAAAATACTGCGGCTAATAAGGTTAACTGCCATTCGGAACCTCCCAGTACCCATGGCATCAGTGAGCGGCTTTTAAAAAAGAAGTCTCACAAGAAACACTTTTCTGATGCTAACCCGTCACCAAGCTTAGTTTCTTCGTCAGTTGCGAAACAACTCTCACTTCATCATTCCAGTGCTTTGGATGAAAACTGTTCTGATGCCTCTGTACCTTCCTCTAAGCCTGATATATCCAATATTCCTAAACGTAAATCCAAAAGACGACGTTTACTGCAGTCCAATGAGTCAACAGATATACTACCCTTACCTGTAGATGCTTCTTCAACTAATACAGATACTGATTTGGATAGTTATGGACGATCAACTTCTTTTAATAAGGGCAATGAATCACCTGGAAAAAAATCCCATAAGCCTAAAACTGTACGTAAGTTAAATAGTCTTGAGCCAGAGTGCTTCGAAAATCGGAAACTCAATCGTATTGATATCTCAAGTTCACAGGAACGTGGATCATATGCAAATGGTcacttattttcaaaaaaaaaatcaaaacgaTCGCACGCACATACAGAACATTTAAAACTTAGTTGTAATACGGTTTCACATCCTTCTAGAATTATTGCTTCTGATGATCAGTCGCCTAGTGCTTCTCCTCCTCCATCACGAAAATTTTGTCGCAGCAAGAGTGTAGCACCGATTGCACCGAAATCTCCTAGTTATGTCAGTTCACTTTCAAATGTACCTAATGTAAGTTGTCCTATGTCAGTTGAAGATAATACTTATCAGCCTAAAAGAATCAAACCATTACATTCTAAAGTACACGGACGACGTATTTCCGATTCTCAATCTCCTGATTCTGACTCTTTCCCAACACCAACATATAAACCATCGATTCCCGTCGATTCTCCAGATGCAAACAACAAACATAATCAACGTCGCCGTTCTCGTTCAGTTCACCTATCATCATCAAGGCGAAAAAATGAGTCACCCGTAGAAGCTAACGCATCTGAATTGTCACAAGACTCTATAGGTTACAGTCCAACTAAAAGAAGTCTAATAAATGGTGGTTCTTCAAATATACCCGACGCAAATACTTTACCTGTTTATCATGTTTCTCATATTTCTCCAAGTCCACCTCCCAAGTCAAAACATAAAAATAAGTCTAGTAGCAGTCAGAATGATTTAGTTCGATCTAAAAGTTCTCACCATTCTAACTTTAAATCACAATCATCAATTACTAAATCATCATCAGAAGTCCCACCATTTTATGCCCGTTGGATCAAGGAGCCCTCCAGTACGGATCGCTTTCCTAGTACTACatcaaataatagtaatagcaaAAAACACCAAACACAATGGTAG